gatgtcctgAAGATTATCCGGTAGCTGAAGAAGGGAAGAAAGATGGCGGAACCCAACAATGTAACAGGGGGGTTGACTGGGTTTTCTTCCACTTCAATGCAAATGGCGTCCTGTACTTTGTCTCTGCATCGACGTCGGCCTTGGGAAGAATggtaaaaatatctttaaatgtatCTCAGACAGTAATAAACCTCCAACCCTTCCCCACCTCATGTTAGTCTTTAATTTTATTGCCACTAATTTATTGCCATGCTATTTCGTATGTAAAATAATTCTGGTAGAGGATTTCTGATCTTAAAAGTGATTGCTAAAGCTGACACGCTGTCAAAACCACAATAAGGTCCTTCCCAAGCTCTAAGATTGGGCATTGCCCTCAGCAATCATGGCGTCGACACATCTTACGATTGACTAGCGTGTAAACCAATGAAAGTCGACATATAGAAGGCTGGGTCCGGGACTGACATGAAACGTCACTTCCTGTATGTGACACCTCAGCAGGCAGCCGGCTTTCTCCTCCCCTTCGTTGTGTATGGTGTTCCGTGCCCTGGGCGCTCTGCCCCGCCTCTCTCCGCTCTTCACCCGCTCTCTGCTCAGTGCTGTCATGAAGCCCATCGTAGTGTTCGTCCTGGGCGGACCCGGCGCCGGGAAGGGGACTCAGTGTGAGAAGATAGTGCAGGTGAGTGAGAATCAATGGGGGGTGGTGTGACCGTGCAGAATGGGGTCAACTCGCCCTGTGCCACGGCAGCATTGCAGCTTGGTGCTGACACAAAAGCTGGGCAGCACAGGCCAACCGGGGAAGCAGGGTCCTTCCTATTACTAGAACATTATAAAGACACCCAGGGCTACAAGGATCAGGACACCAGGTAAGTAACGAGCATACTTACCTCTCTAGTGTGTCCAACCTACCCTCCTTTTCTACATTTATGTCATCAAATGTTAGGcacctgaccccccccccccccccattacacaTCATGGTACCTTCCACAGACCCCTGAGCCACTATAGCACTCCACAGTGACATCAGGGTGAAGGAAGAAACCATAGCGTGTAGCGGGGGTCACTGGCTCCTTACATAATAAGAAGTGTCCAATACTAAAACGGTTTTTGGAAACAACAATGCTGGAAAAGAACATTAGACTCTGGGCTCTGGTGAAATAAAGATCCTTCCTCTTCTTTTGCAGTTTTTAACCCCCCAAGCTGTATTTCTGAGTGTGActcggtaatcccaagtcacacttggggtcgctaaaaacaataaaaaaatctcaccttgttcctttggcggcCTCGGGCGTCATCCTCCTTCCCCAATCTTTTCCCAGccactgcagagacgatctccggggtttccccgTGACGTTAGTGCGGGAGGCGCAGCgggatattcaaatatttttgtattggattcagtacaaaataactgtatccaagtcatataaataatataaataactgagtccaatacaaagaaaactttatataatgtgtatatataattatattaaatatatatataaaatacatgctgcagttatattacaggtttctgtatttttatgcatactttttttaacagatttttgtgttttttttatttaaagtttattaataaatgagtGAGAAtaggcaaacaaatattttgcatttctttagtaataccaaagataatgcaactaatgataaccgtgagctgatcaatgaatccgagcctccacagtcctcatcagacaccattaggaagatcactattttacaaatgtatttatctttaaaaaaaaaattcatattaattgtccacgggatttaaaatcatgaatttagtggtccgtgaggtccgaaaggttggcgaccgctgctttagaatttatcttcatacaaaaaaaaataagtggtaTGTTTTTATTGCCTTCTGTGTCTTCTTTAGGGAGATTCACCTCCTCTTTTTGTATTGGTGATCATTGTCCCCGAGAGGGTGAAGGAAAATCTGTAATATTACACTAACCCCTATTACTTTAGAAGATCTCCCTGATGAGAAGTGATGAAAAATTTCCCACTAgtacacaaaaagcaaaaaataatctcACAGTTTTTTTGATCCTTTCCTACTCtatgcaaacttaaaaaaaaaaaagttttggctattgATACTGCCAACTTCAGGGACCTCCTTCTATAATCattatagccacagctcacagtacattagctgtGGGAGGAATTTCTCTTGCatagctggccattgggaagaacgtcacccttacagataggcaaaaagactATAGGTGctatttaaactgacctgagtggcacaaactactaattgctctaggaacccccagcaacctctggaggatcccttatatttatataataatatcctGCTTATATTGATTGAAGATGCAGGAATATACAACACATACTGTGAtctttttatatccttttatatACAACGACTCCCATTATTATTTAGCTGTTAGTGTCTTTGTGGCTTGGTTTTATATCTGTACTCCATGGTGGTGAGCGATAATTGCTGCTTGCAGGCTACACAAGCCATATTCTCCTTTGGTCTAAGTACACAGGGTGTGCCGGCCTAGAAATATGAACCTGTCATTCTGCAGTGGTGAACAGTCATCTGAGACACGTCATTTTATGGGGAGTTTCTTCCAGCTGAAGCGCAGGGGATCTCCTGGTCTATTTGTAATGTGACCTGTGAGTAGTAATTTCTAAGTGCAGGGTCTATATTGGGCAGCTGACAGGGTCATTTCTATCAGAGGTCAGTAGTGGCCCCTCTGCATGTGTGGTCAAtggcttttgtatgtttttactttaggAGGAAATTCTTGTGTATATTGGGATGCAGGGGACCGTACAGAGGGCACACCTGTCCTGCTAAGGCAGCTACACATCATGCAGTCCTTTTTATATCGGGGTcagatatttgcatatttttgtctttatagcATAGATTAAGTAGCTGACAATGCAAACTTTACCCGGCTGTGCAGATTTAGACATTTGCATggctatattttactttttgtggtTTACCCAGCTGGCTATGCTGCTACAAAGAAAATACCTTTCCTAACTCTTGGAAAGTCTGTGGGGCCTATTTAGAAAGAGGAGAAAAGGCTGTGCACCATAAAATGGAATGATTTAtttgttgggcctgatttattaaagctcttcaaggctggagaagaaactctttcatcagtgaagctgggtgatcagaaaacctggaatggctttcctcagttatttgctatctgttagaaaatattttcaatcctgaaccagatccatttcaggtttgctggatcacccagcttcactgattaaagtgtatcctctccagccttggagagctttaataaatcgggcctattATTGGAAGATGGAGATCatcatgttaaagcagaactatagctccgcttgtgatcaggcaggattttgattgcagaaggggcagACGATCTTCCTATTCATGAGAGAAATGGTTGCTATGCATTACTGCACATTGCagcattatcattatcatcatcctTATCACTAAAACATGCGGGAGATTAAAACATTCAACCTTTGCTTGTTTCATCTACAAGGTCCATACTGACAGTTTATACTGAATGCTTCTAAGAATTAAACCCTAACTGAGTGACATTTAGTTTGCAGAAGCACCAAGTATCATGAACCgtttccatttttctttcattgcCCAGGGCcagcttttgttttgtaaacccaaaacaaaaaaaaggacacacTCCAtttgtcaggaggtttcttcaatcGAGTCCCACATTGTCCTGGTTTCTGTCTCTAGCCTGCTGCAGGGGggcaccaggcgccgccatcttctcctttcttcttctgcgTTTTTcgtcctatgtcacctgatcttgcactttgCATGCGTGAGTTTGGCTATTGATGAACGGGCTCCTTTTCAGACATGCACAttaggagcagccaagagcctcccaggatgcgtgatgtaggctATCAAgtattaagggggcagtgctgtccccttattttttaaaaaacaaaaatgggtgttgcacttaaacaccaacaaacaaattatttactaagggttatctacccttttatgtaaagtaaaaaattctgagtttaggtactctttaaggcATCCCAATAGTGGTGCGTATGACCGGGTATATAAAATAACTGCATATTGTGGCATATTCAGGTatatctaaaggtgcgtacacacttccaatttttatcgttccaatggaacaacgaacgatcgattgggcaaaaaatcgttcgtaaaaaagtaaccaacgacgccgacgaacgaggaaaattgttggaaacgggagcggcaccctgctgcgcgctctccccttccctttcattaggatcggtcgtcgtccatcgtccatggatccgccaggacggtcgtcggaccatggacgacgaccgactgtacacacggcagattttcgcccgataattggccgataccgagtatcgggcgagaaaaatttgccgtgtgtacgcagctttaggctgcatacatacgtgcaataattgtctttggaagggatctttcattatcctttccaacgacaaactactgcacaatgcataaatgagtgctgttcatgcagcaccgttctgctctatggagatagGAAAGAGAGAACGACGGAGCCGCACCCCGCTGTGCTGCGATCGCACgacgtccatcgtctgtggatccgccaggacggtcattcggaccaTGGGCGCTGTACACTTGCCAGATTCTCGCAAgctattgcaagtgtgtatgtaacCTTGGATTTTTAATTCTGCAAAGTTGTCTCTCTTGTACAGGATCAGTTATTTACAATGAACACCAGTTTCTCTATTTGATATCTTTACTAAGTAAATTGCCTCCACTCCGTTTTGGAAATCGGCTTATATTTTATAGCAGTGCTGTTGACCATAGCGTTGCTTCaggcaaatgtatttttctaatcaCGGTTGGGTTAGGGTGCATTCCCATCTTTGCTTTTGCAATATGTAACATCATCAACCCCCCCCCAGGTCCTTTGTCCTGGCATCTAGTCCTGAAAGGAAATTTGGGAAAAATCTCACCAATAAACACAAATAGGGCCACAGCTTTTTAGGAAGGAATGGATTTCTATAATTATAAAGCATGAGGTAATAAAAATGATGATCTATGGTgctgatttttctctttttttttttgtctatagacTTGCATTGAACGCTGCTTGGAACGAGGGAAGAGCAGCGGGAGAAGTGATGATAACAGAGAGAGCTTAGAAAAGAGGTAACAGTACAGAACTTTGGTTCTTTAGGGATGGGTTGAAGTTTGGCACCAACAAAGTATAAACAGTTTTTACATTATCTGAATGAatcggttaaaaaaaaaaaaaggaccatacgcatttacatacatacatacgtattTCAGGTGACCCGATGACACCACCCACATTTCCCCAAAGCTAGTATGTAAGTAAACTTGCAAAATCTAAGGTGACATGTGGCTGGAAACTTATCAAATCTTCCATACAAAAGAAACATAACTAAACAAGCACTACATGTGGTTTGtggtgtgaatatatatataaatttattattgtgCATAGGCAACTTCAAAAATAATCTTGTATGGATCTGTagtgtatagttttttttaagcaatttcaTGCTAGGAAAATGctactatttttttcttgtaattccTAGTTTGCTGATTTTTAAGAATTTGTAGCCCAGTCGCCTAGCATGTAGCAGCACTTTGAGTCatcaacaattatttaaaatattcctcTATGGGCTTAGCTACTAAGTAACTAATTTGTACCAAAGCACACCAACCCAATACTGTAGCACTTGTTTTAGGTTGCAGCAGTGACAAATCATCAGCAACTTTAGCAATTAAATCACTAGCAAAAAATAGGATGCTAATTGCTGGCATTATTATTTGTAGTAGCGATTAGTCTCTGCTACAGAATTGCCCATCCCACAAAGCCCTTAGTGTTAGGGTACTGTTTATGTAAATGAAACTGCAAAGTCCAGAGTATTTTTATTAACAGCAATCCCTGAAGTTAGAAAATTATTGTAGAGTTTATCTGCAGACACAGCAATAACTTTCTGGAACGTGCAATAGCCAACATTTGAAAATtctaacatattaaaaaaaaaaaaatactaaattaactTACAGAGaatacaatttacatttgtaAGCCTCActgacagtcttttttttttcaggattcaGACATACCTCCAGTCCACCAGGCCTATCATTAATCTGTATGAGCAGAGGGGAAAAGTTCGAAAAGTGGATGCCTCCCAATCTGTAGATCAGGTTAGCTGATGTGACTGGTATAGTAACAAAAGTTTAGTAGTTTTTCTGTGGCTTTGGTAAAACCTACAAGCaaactaccatttttttttgcactttaaattTCCTCTGTACTTTTATCTGGCACTTAGGGAGGCAGCTGCCTACCCAGTAATTTATCTGACAGCAGACCAACCAGTCCTCTCTCCTCAATCTATTGTGTGGTAAGCAAAAGAAAGAGAAGTGTATTTTGCCATTAAATTTTAAGTTTCTTGGAAGCTGGTTGGTACATTTTCGATGAATCTTACTCCTGGTACCTAAGCATTTTTCCATCTGTACAGCCCCAATAGTTTTACATGTTTTCACCCAAAACTCACATAGTTTTCCTCTTTGTTTCAGGTTTTCATCAAAGTTGAGGAAATCTTTGACCGAGAGGGATAACGATGCTCCATGCATAGTTATTTTAGCCCCTGGGGCTGAATCTTATTTACTGCATATTTCctatttactttttctattctttttttatgtaaacattgtaaacatGAGCTTGATCTTATTGGTGTATTATTGCTTCATTTCCGCTCACACAACTCTTCATCCTTTAATCACTACATcagttagtattttttttcctgaaatgccGGTGAGGGCCTCTTAGGCCATTCAGATCTGAGGCAGTCGTGATGGACCTTTAACCCACTTTCACAACACCTTAGTTTATATTTGTACAGAAAGTAGTAAAAATTGTATCTGCAATATTCTCTCCATTACTTATTGACAGTACAagccatttacattttaaagaatggaTGTGTAAAGGATTGCTTCTTTACATGGGGGacaaaaaagaattcaaaaaCCTTTAGAGCTTGTGTCAAAGATATGTTAAAGATGCTTCAGTTTCTTGACAGGTTTACTTGTCCTGCAGTTGACCTTCCTCTGACCTGTGTTTGACCCGTTTCAAGCAGGTCTCCCATAGGTTCCCATACCTCACATTTACATTTGACGACTAGCTGTACAGTCCTGGGTGCTGCATCGATGGAGGAATGAGAAAAGACCACATTCTGTCTCATACTTGGAGGCACCAGTTATGTCTGAGGCTTCAGGCAGGTGAATGGTGGAGTATTAGTAGATTGGGTAGCTTTCAAGAATACCTCTCAATTTGCTCTAAATGGGCAAAGTGATGTATTTACTGTAATGATGTATTTACAAAGTGATGTATTTACCTGCCACCAACCTAAAACATTGCCGCTAAAGCACAGGAAAATCAAATAGTTTAAATGCTTTTGTtcagcagtttctgaaaattAGGTTTCGGTATATTTCAACGTGTTAGTACCCCGGTATGAAATGTGA
This portion of the Pyxicephalus adspersus chromosome 8, UCB_Pads_2.0, whole genome shotgun sequence genome encodes:
- the CMPK1 gene encoding UMP-CMP kinase; this translates as MVFRALGALPRLSPLFTRSLLSAVMKPIVVFVLGGPGAGKGTQCEKIVQTCIERCLERGKSSGRSDDNRESLEKRIQTYLQSTRPIINLYEQRGKVRKVDASQSVDQVFIKVEEIFDREG